In Armatimonadota bacterium, the sequence GCCACAGGGCGATCACCGCCACGGCCGGGCGCACGCGGCGGCGGTTGAATCCTGGAGCCGCCAGCGCCAGTCCCGGGGCCAGCCACAGCCACACGGGCCAGAAGCTAACCGCCGCCCACGAGTCCGGCCGGCGCCAGTAGCAGACCGAGAGTGTCGCGCCAAATAGCGCTGACAGGACGAGTAGGCCGTACTGCACATATCCGCCCATCCGCTCCGATAGCCTCATGGCTCGCGTCGCCTGTTATTCGGGGCTATTTCTTTTGGCGCTTGGCGGCGCGCTTGCGGCGGGGCTTGGCTTTCCTGGCCTTACGCCGGGCGGGCTTCTCGGCGGGCGCGGCGGCGGCCTTTTCCGCGAGCAGCTTCTTGACGTCGCGGCGACCGAGCTTGCGCAGCGCCACCAGCGCCGCGCGGTTGCCGCCGCGCGGGGCCGATCGCCCCGCCTCCCAGGCGAACACGGACGCGGAGCTGACACCCAGCACCGTTGCCAGCTCGCCCTGGGTGAGCTTGAGCCGGGTGCGGAGCTTGCGGATCAGAGCCGGCGACAAGCGCGCGGCTTTGACTTGCTCCTCGGGGACCTCGAGCCGGGCGCGTTGCGCCTGCTGCTGACGCGCCTGCGCGCTCGCCGCCTTCTCCAATGCGGCGACGGAACGCGCGAGCGAGGAGACTGCGCGCTTGAGCTCGCGCACCTCACGCGACACGGGGACGACGCTGCCGCGCACCTCGCGATTGACCGTGCGCATGATGGTCGAACGAACTGCATCCTCAAGTTTGCTCACGAATACCTCCTTGCTGTCGGTGCCGCTGTAGCCGCGGTATTGCACCTCGGTTTCGCCCCTGAGACCCCAATCACCTGCCGTGCTCAGACGCCCTCGACGCGGGCCCCGGCTGCGGGCTACCCCTTGATCCCGCTGAGGATAATGCCGCGCACGAAGTAGCGCTGCCCGGCGATGAATACCAGCAGCACGGGTACCATCACGATCACCGATGCCGCCATCAGCAAGTGCCACTCGGTGGCATAGGGCCCCTGGAAATGCGCCAAGCCGATGGGCAGGGTCTTCAACTGCAGGCTGTCAATGACGATCAGCGGCCACATGAACTCGTTCCAGGTGTGGAGGAAGATAAAAGTCGTCAGCGCCGCCAGGGCGGGCTTGGACAAGGGCATGATGATGCGCCAGTAGATAGTGAAGAGCCCGGCGCCGTCAATGCGCGCGGCGTCCTCGAGGTCGCGGGGGATGGTGAGGAAGAACTGGCGCAGCATGAAGGTGCCGTAGGCGGAGAACATGGCGGGTAGGATCAGCGCCCAGTAGCTGTCCGTCAGGCGCAGTCGCGACAGCAGGATATAGACCGGAATCATGGTGATGACCGCGGGCACCATGAGCGTGGCGAGGTACCCGAGGAACAGCGAGTCGCGCCCTGGGAAGCGCAGGCGCGCAAAGGCGTAGGCGGCCAGCGAGCTGGTGAACACCTGCCCCAGCGTCACCGCGACCGCCACCAGGATGCTGTTGATGTAGAAGATGAGAAAGGCGTCGGCGTTGCGCAGCAAGCCTCCGAACGCGGACTCGACCTTGATTGCGGACCAGGCGGCGGCGTAGTTGCCCCAATGGAGATGCACCTGCTCCACCGGCCGCACTTTGCTCGCGGCCACGGTCACCGTGCGGCCCGCCATGGCCGCCGGCTCCAGCAGGCGCAGGGTTCGGCCCCGCGGCGACCGCGCCACCTGCGTCCCGCGGACCGCCACGCCGTCAACCGCGGTCGCGTACACGGGGCCGTATTTGCTCATGACCTGTCGCCGGGGGAGCCAGCGGTCGTTCGCCACCATTACCTGCGACGGATCTTT encodes:
- a CDS encoding helix-turn-helix domain-containing protein, which codes for MSKLEDAVRSTIMRTVNREVRGSVVPVSREVRELKRAVSSLARSVAALEKAASAQARQQQAQRARLEVPEEQVKAARLSPALIRKLRTRLKLTQGELATVLGVSSASVFAWEAGRSAPRGGNRAALVALRKLGRRDVKKLLAEKAAAAPAEKPARRKARKAKPRRKRAAKRQKK
- a CDS encoding carbohydrate ABC transporter permease; this encodes MSARNMGLKAAAYMALGAIGLVMAVPLAWMISTSLKDPSQVMVANDRWLPRRQVMSKYGPVYATAVDGVAVRGTQVARSPRGRTLRLLEPAAMAGRTVTVAASKVRPVEQVHLHWGNYAAAWSAIKVESAFGGLLRNADAFLIFYINSILVAVAVTLGQVFTSSLAAYAFARLRFPGRDSLFLGYLATLMVPAVITMIPVYILLSRLRLTDSYWALILPAMFSAYGTFMLRQFFLTIPRDLEDAARIDGAGLFTIYWRIIMPLSKPALAALTTFIFLHTWNEFMWPLIVIDSLQLKTLPIGLAHFQGPYATEWHLLMAASVIVMVPVLLVFIAGQRYFVRGIILSGIKG